From Salvelinus namaycush isolate Seneca chromosome 24, SaNama_1.0, whole genome shotgun sequence, one genomic window encodes:
- the fabp7b gene encoding fatty acid binding protein 7, brain, b gives MVDAFCATWKLVDSENFDEYMKALGVGFATRQVGNVTKPTVIISKEGDKVVVKTQSTFKNTEISFNLGEEFDEATADDRNCKSTVSLDGDKLAHVQKWDGKETKFVRDIKDGKLVMTLTFEDIVAVRTYEKA, from the exons ATGGTTGATGCCTTCTGTGCCACCTGGAAACTGGTCGACAGTGAAAACTTCGATGAGTACATGAAAGCACTTG GTGTTGGTTTTGCAACAAGGCAGGTCGGAAATGTGACCAAACCAACGGTTATCATCTCAAAAGAGGGGGACAAAGTGGTCGTAAAAACCCAGAGTACTTTCAAGAACACTGAAATATCCTTCAACCTGGGGGAGGAGTTTGACGAAGCCACTGCCGATGACAGAAACTGTAAA TCCACTGTGAGCTTGGATGGCGATAAGCTTGCGCACGTTCAGAAGTGGGACGGCAAGGAGACCAAGTTTGTGAGAGATATCAAGGATGGAAAATTGGTCATG ACTCTCACATTTGAAGACATTGTGGCAGTGCGTACCTATGAGAAGGCATGA
- the pkib gene encoding cAMP-dependent protein kinase inhibitor beta, which translates to MTDVEPVVTDFAATGRTGRRNAVPDIVEAGPADLSDKLAELSVVDDGGEGGEGSSSGSPPKSPTEGEEKAEGT; encoded by the exons ATGACTGATGTGGAGCCTGTTGTCACCGACTTTGCAGCCACGGGGAGGACTGGCCGGAGGAACGCTGTACCTGATATCGTTGAGGCGGGGCCTGCTGACCTGTCAGACAAACTAGCAGAGCTTTCTGTTGTAG atgatggaggagaaggaggagagggctcGTCCTCTGGAAGCCCACCGAAGAGTCCTACAGAGGGTGAGGAGAAGGCAGAGGGGACGTAA